The uncultured Bacteroides sp. genome has a segment encoding these proteins:
- a CDS encoding prephenate dehydrogenase/arogenate dehydrogenase family protein, translated as MRILILGAGKMGSFFTDVLSFQHETAVFDVNPQQLRFVYNTYRFTTLEEIKEFEPELVINAVTIKYTLEAFRQVIPVLPKDCILSDITSVKTGLRKFYQESGFRYVSTHPMFGPTFASLSNLSSESAIIISESDHLGKVFFKDMYSTLGLNIFEYSFDEHDDTVAYSLSIPFVSTFVFAAVMKHQEAPGTTFKKHMAIAKGLMSEDDYLLQEILFNPRTPAQVENIRRELKEILEIITAKDADRLKKYLTKIRKNIQ; from the coding sequence ATGAGAATTCTAATTCTGGGAGCCGGTAAAATGGGCTCTTTTTTTACAGATGTATTAAGTTTCCAGCACGAAACAGCTGTGTTTGATGTTAATCCGCAACAGCTCCGCTTTGTGTACAACACCTATCGATTCACCACACTGGAAGAGATCAAAGAGTTCGAGCCGGAACTGGTTATCAATGCAGTTACCATTAAATACACCCTCGAAGCTTTCAGACAAGTTATACCTGTATTGCCCAAAGATTGTATTTTAAGTGACATCACCAGTGTAAAAACCGGATTAAGAAAGTTCTATCAGGAAAGCGGCTTTCGCTATGTATCCACACATCCCATGTTTGGCCCCACATTCGCCAGCCTCAGCAACCTTTCCAGTGAAAGCGCCATCATTATTTCGGAAAGCGACCATTTGGGAAAAGTCTTTTTCAAAGATATGTACAGCACACTTGGTCTGAACATCTTTGAATATAGCTTTGATGAACACGATGATACGGTAGCTTATTCACTGTCTATCCCGTTTGTTTCTACCTTTGTATTTGCAGCTGTAATGAAACATCAGGAAGCTCCGGGCACCACCTTCAAGAAACACATGGCCATTGCCAAAGGCTTAATGAGTGAAGACGACTATCTGCTTCAGGAGATTCTTTTCAACCCTCGTACTCCGGCACAAGTGGAAAATATTCGCAGAGAGCTGAAAGAGATTCTGGAAATTATCACTGCAAAAGATGCAGACCGATTAAAGAAATACCTTACAAAAATTCGAAAGAACATACAATAA
- a CDS encoding DUF1349 domain-containing protein gives MQMLSAQTLEKMQWFNEPEQWDIKDKAVSMYITPQSDYWRISHYGFTVDDAPFYYSTYGGEFEAKVKITGEYKARFDQAGLMLRIDSENYIKAGIEFVDGKFNLSTVVTHKTSDWSVITIDKPIPYIWIKAIRRLDAVEIFYSFDDKNYTMMRNAWLKDNTPVMVGIMAACPDGKGFNVKFEHFKVKHLPDMRRLEWLKKNAE, from the coding sequence ATGCAAATGCTATCTGCTCAGACATTAGAAAAAATGCAATGGTTCAATGAACCGGAACAGTGGGATATTAAAGATAAAGCAGTTTCAATGTATATCACTCCGCAAAGCGATTATTGGCGTATCTCGCATTATGGGTTTACGGTTGATGATGCCCCTTTCTATTATTCAACATACGGCGGCGAATTCGAAGCTAAAGTTAAGATTACAGGTGAGTATAAAGCTCGTTTCGACCAAGCAGGATTAATGCTCCGCATTGACTCTGAAAATTATATCAAAGCAGGTATTGAGTTCGTAGATGGAAAATTCAACCTGAGCACTGTAGTTACTCATAAAACAAGCGACTGGAGTGTTATTACAATAGACAAGCCTATTCCTTATATTTGGATTAAAGCCATCAGACGACTAGATGCTGTTGAAATATTCTATTCATTTGATGACAAGAATTACACAATGATGCGGAATGCATGGCTAAAAGATAACACTCCTGTTATGGTTGGAATCATGGCTGCCTGTCCTGACGGTAAAGGATTTAATGTAAAATTCGAGCATTTCAAAGTGAAACATTTACCTGATATGCGCAGATTGGAATGGTTGAAGAAGAATGCGGAATAA
- a CDS encoding tetratricopeptide repeat protein, with translation MANFFKTFFTGDSVEPENEKAKAEKKNFELFKYDGMRAERIGNIDYAIKCYTEALAIQDDFETLSYLAKAYINQSELGEARKTLHRMIDIDPNVASTYLTLANINYTTEHYQITIENCLDVLRINNEDTDAYLLLAKGNHALNDDINAIINLTEAIKIKNDFTEAYLMRAEVLEGINEHESAMEDIEKVIELNAEEEAAYLVRGKIKEHTSTEEATADYKHVIELNPFNEQAYLYLGQLLISAKKYDEAIENFDEAIELKEDFSKAYHERGRAKFLNDDKEGSMEDIKKAMELNPKAEKSLEGQFNNFTDIYAGAKLF, from the coding sequence ATGGCAAACTTTTTTAAAACATTCTTCACTGGAGACTCTGTAGAACCTGAAAATGAGAAAGCTAAAGCAGAGAAAAAGAACTTCGAGCTATTCAAATATGATGGAATGAGAGCCGAACGCATCGGTAATATTGATTACGCTATCAAATGTTATACAGAAGCATTAGCCATCCAGGACGATTTTGAAACACTGAGCTATCTGGCAAAGGCATATATTAATCAAAGTGAATTAGGTGAAGCAAGAAAAACGTTGCACCGAATGATAGATATTGACCCAAATGTGGCATCCACATACCTCACTTTGGCTAATATTAATTATACCACAGAACATTATCAGATAACTATTGAAAACTGTCTGGATGTATTGCGCATCAATAATGAAGACACAGATGCTTATTTACTTCTTGCAAAAGGAAACCATGCATTGAATGATGATATAAATGCAATTATCAATCTGACTGAAGCAATAAAAATAAAGAATGATTTCACAGAAGCTTATCTTATGCGTGCCGAAGTACTGGAAGGTATTAATGAGCATGAAAGCGCAATGGAAGATATTGAAAAAGTCATTGAACTAAACGCCGAAGAAGAAGCAGCTTATTTGGTTCGTGGAAAAATAAAGGAGCACACTTCTACTGAAGAAGCTACTGCAGATTATAAACATGTAATTGAGCTTAATCCATTCAATGAGCAAGCCTACCTGTATTTAGGACAGCTACTAATTTCTGCAAAGAAGTACGATGAAGCTATTGAGAACTTTGATGAAGCCATAGAACTAAAAGAAGACTTCAGTAAAGCATACCATGAACGCGGACGCGCCAAGTTCCTTAATGATGACAAAGAAGGTTCTATGGAAGATATTAAGAAAGCAATGGAACTAAATCCAAAAGCAGAGAAAAGTCTGGAAGGCCAGTTCAACAACTTTACCGACATATATGCTGGAGCAAAATTATTCTAA
- a CDS encoding bifunctional 3-deoxy-7-phosphoheptulonate synthase/chorismate mutase type II codes for MELESILLPGVEAKRPIVIAGPCSAETEEQVMETAKQLASKGIKIFRAGIWKPRTKPGGFEGVGVEGLSWLQRVKKETGMYVSTEVATAKHVEEALKHNIDILWIGARTSANPFAVQEIADALQGVDIPVLVKNPVNPDLELWIGALERLHNAGLRRLGVIHRGFSTYDKKIYRNLPQWHIPIELRRRIPNLPIFCDPSHIGGKRELIASLSQQAMDLNFDGLIIESHCNPDVALSDASQQVTPDILDYILNMLVIRTETQTTENLAELRRQIDECDNSLIEILAKRMRISREIGTFKKEHNMTVLQSGRYDEIISKRGAQGKEFGMDSEFMKTVFEAIHEESVRQQMEILNK; via the coding sequence ATGGAATTAGAATCAATTTTATTACCTGGTGTGGAAGCTAAACGACCAATCGTTATTGCAGGTCCATGTAGTGCAGAGACAGAAGAACAGGTTATGGAAACAGCTAAGCAATTAGCAAGTAAAGGAATCAAAATCTTCCGTGCCGGAATCTGGAAACCACGTACCAAACCAGGAGGCTTTGAGGGTGTAGGTGTAGAAGGACTTTCCTGGTTACAAAGAGTAAAAAAAGAAACCGGAATGTACGTTTCTACAGAAGTAGCAACAGCTAAACATGTGGAAGAAGCATTAAAACATAACATTGACATTCTATGGATCGGAGCCCGCACTTCGGCTAATCCTTTTGCCGTACAGGAAATTGCAGATGCACTACAAGGCGTAGATATTCCTGTTTTAGTTAAAAACCCTGTAAATCCTGATCTCGAATTATGGATTGGTGCCCTGGAACGCCTTCACAACGCAGGATTAAGACGTCTGGGAGTAATTCACAGAGGATTCAGCACATACGATAAAAAGATATACCGTAACCTTCCTCAATGGCATATTCCAATAGAATTACGTCGCCGTATTCCTAATCTTCCTATATTCTGTGATCCTAGCCACATTGGTGGAAAGCGTGAACTGATTGCTTCATTAAGCCAGCAGGCAATGGACCTTAACTTTGACGGACTTATCATTGAATCACATTGCAATCCGGATGTTGCTTTAAGTGATGCCTCCCAACAAGTAACGCCAGACATATTGGATTACATCCTCAACATGCTGGTTATCAGAACTGAGACGCAAACCACTGAGAATCTTGCAGAGCTCAGAAGACAGATAGACGAATGTGACAATTCATTGATTGAGATTCTGGCAAAAAGAATGAGAATCAGCCGTGAAATCGGTACATTCAAGAAAGAGCACAACATGACCGTTCTTCAATCCGGCCGCTATGATGAAATCATCTCTAAACGAGGAGCACAAGGTAAAGAATTTGGTATGGATAGTGAGTTTATGAAGACTGTATTCGAAGCAATTCATGAAGAATCTGTTCGTCAACAAATGGAAATACTAAACAAATAA
- a CDS encoding RecQ family ATP-dependent DNA helicase, which yields MPANYRDILKQYWGYSDFRDLQEDIINSIGEGKDTLGLMPTGGGKSITFQVPALAKEGICVVVTPLIALMKDQVQNLRSRGIKAVAVYSGMTRKEILIALENCIFGDYKFLYISPERLDTEIFQLKLRSMKVNMITVDESHCISQWGYDFRPAYLKIADIRNLVPGIPVLALTATATPGVVKDIQERLHFAKENVFRMSFERKNLAYIVRQTDNKQDELLHILSKVPGTAIVYARSRKRTKETAEILRKAGISADFYHAGLSNETKDLRQKQWQTGEFRVIVATNAFGMGIDKANVRLVVHVDLPDSPEAYFQEAGRAGRDGEKAYAVILYSKSDKTTLNKRISDTFPEKEYIKQIYEHLNFYYQMAMGDGLGRMYDFSLEQFCRNFKHFPVPADGALKILSQAGYIEYTDEQDNASRLIFTVGRDELYKFKEMGPEVETLIQALLRSYTGIFTDYAYIHENSLATRLNLTQQKVYEILIFLTKRRIIDYIPRKKTPYIIYTRERVELRHLHIPKEVYEERKERYVKRINAMIEYVNADNACRSRMLLRYFGEKNDHNCGQCDICLQKNESGLRQSEFDKLTSQIFATLEDKSMTPAEIVRKLNIEPDKVSIVIQYLLDEGRLNIKDGMINNSTN from the coding sequence ATGCCGGCAAATTACCGCGACATACTAAAGCAATACTGGGGATATTCTGATTTCCGGGATCTGCAGGAAGATATTATCAACAGCATTGGTGAAGGAAAAGACACGCTGGGACTAATGCCTACCGGTGGCGGTAAATCTATTACGTTCCAGGTGCCGGCTCTTGCCAAGGAAGGGATATGTGTTGTTGTTACCCCGCTTATTGCCCTGATGAAAGATCAGGTACAAAATCTGAGAAGCCGGGGTATAAAAGCAGTAGCAGTCTATTCTGGAATGACACGGAAAGAGATACTTATCGCATTAGAGAACTGCATCTTTGGCGATTACAAGTTTCTTTATATTTCTCCAGAACGACTTGACACGGAAATATTCCAGCTAAAGTTGCGGAGTATGAAAGTCAATATGATTACTGTCGACGAGTCTCACTGTATTTCCCAATGGGGATATGACTTTCGTCCCGCATATCTTAAAATTGCCGACATACGGAATCTAGTTCCCGGCATTCCTGTACTGGCATTAACCGCAACAGCTACCCCTGGGGTAGTAAAAGATATTCAGGAAAGACTACACTTTGCAAAAGAGAATGTCTTTCGCATGAGTTTTGAGCGAAAAAATTTGGCCTACATAGTTCGCCAAACAGACAATAAGCAAGATGAACTTTTGCACATTCTCAGCAAAGTACCCGGCACAGCCATTGTATATGCACGAAGTCGTAAAAGAACAAAGGAAACAGCCGAGATTTTACGGAAAGCAGGCATCTCAGCTGATTTCTATCACGCCGGATTAAGTAACGAAACCAAAGACCTCCGCCAAAAGCAATGGCAAACAGGAGAATTCCGGGTTATCGTGGCCACCAATGCCTTTGGTATGGGTATTGATAAGGCAAACGTAAGACTGGTTGTCCATGTTGACCTGCCTGATTCACCAGAAGCCTACTTTCAGGAAGCAGGTAGGGCTGGTCGTGACGGAGAAAAGGCCTATGCAGTAATTCTATATTCCAAATCTGATAAGACTACACTTAACAAGCGTATATCAGATACATTCCCCGAAAAAGAGTACATCAAGCAAATCTATGAACACCTGAACTTCTATTACCAGATGGCCATGGGTGATGGACTGGGAAGAATGTACGACTTTAGTCTGGAACAATTCTGCCGTAATTTTAAGCATTTCCCTGTACCAGCAGACGGTGCACTGAAAATCCTTTCACAAGCAGGATATATAGAATATACAGATGAACAGGATAATGCTTCACGACTCATTTTCACCGTTGGTCGTGATGAACTGTATAAATTCAAAGAAATGGGTCCTGAAGTAGAAACTCTTATTCAGGCTCTACTTCGCTCCTATACAGGTATTTTTACTGATTATGCCTATATACATGAAAACTCACTGGCTACAAGGCTCAATCTCACACAGCAAAAAGTTTATGAAATACTGATCTTTTTAACCAAGCGAAGAATCATCGACTACATACCTCGTAAAAAAACACCTTATATAATATATACACGAGAACGGGTAGAACTTCGCCATCTTCATATTCCAAAGGAAGTTTATGAGGAAAGAAAAGAAAGATATGTAAAACGCATCAATGCGATGATAGAGTACGTTAATGCAGATAATGCCTGTCGCAGTCGTATGCTGCTCCGCTACTTCGGAGAAAAGAACGATCACAACTGCGGTCAATGCGATATCTGCCTGCAAAAGAATGAAAGTGGCTTACGACAGTCCGAATTTGACAAACTTACTTCTCAAATATTTGCAACACTGGAAGATAAAAGTATGACTCCGGCTGAGATTGTACGCAAATTAAACATTGAGCCCGACAAAGTAAGTATTGTTATTCAATATTTATTAGACGAAGGGAGATTAAATATCAAAGATGGAATGATAAATAATTCAACAAATTGA
- a CDS encoding aminotransferase class I/II-fold pyridoxal phosphate-dependent enzyme encodes MKKENQVAYNIAPASRLNSVSEYYFSKKLKEVAKMNAEGKNVISLGIGSPDLPPSQVTLQTMCEQTMRSDVHGYQPYVGIPELRKGFSDWYKQWYNVDLDPNTEIQPLIGSKEGILHVTLAFVNPGEEVLVPNPGYPTYTSLSTLLGAKVVPYDLKEENGWIPNFEELEKMDLSNVKLMWTNYPHMPTGTRASMELYEQLVSFARKHNIVIVNDNPYSFILNDHPLSILSVPGAKECCIEFNSMSKSHNMPGWRVGMLASNAQFIQWVLKVKSNIDSGMFRPLQMAAAKALTCDESWYTEINSVYRERRGLAGEIMHALGCTYDKNQVGMFLWGKVPDSCENVETLTDKVLYEANVFITPGFIFGSNGARYIRLSLCCNKEMLAKALERIKNISK; translated from the coding sequence ATGAAGAAGGAAAATCAAGTAGCATATAATATCGCTCCAGCCTCAAGGTTGAACAGCGTGAGCGAATACTACTTCTCTAAAAAGCTGAAAGAGGTAGCAAAAATGAATGCTGAAGGAAAAAACGTTATTAGTTTAGGAATCGGCAGTCCCGATCTTCCTCCTTCACAAGTAACATTGCAAACCATGTGTGAACAAACAATGCGTAGTGATGTACACGGCTATCAGCCTTATGTGGGAATACCCGAACTTCGCAAAGGATTCTCTGACTGGTACAAGCAATGGTATAACGTTGATTTGGATCCCAATACTGAAATACAGCCTTTAATTGGTTCAAAAGAAGGAATACTTCATGTAACCCTTGCTTTTGTAAACCCAGGAGAAGAAGTACTGGTGCCCAATCCGGGATACCCAACCTATACATCACTAAGCACATTGCTCGGTGCAAAGGTTGTTCCTTATGATTTGAAAGAAGAAAACGGATGGATACCCAACTTTGAAGAGCTGGAAAAGATGGATCTCAGCAATGTGAAGCTGATGTGGACAAATTATCCTCATATGCCTACAGGTACTAGAGCTTCAATGGAATTATATGAGCAACTAGTCTCTTTTGCACGCAAACATAACATTGTGATTGTTAACGATAATCCATATAGCTTTATCCTCAATGATCATCCTTTAAGTATACTAAGTGTTCCGGGAGCAAAAGAATGCTGTATAGAGTTCAACTCCATGAGTAAGAGCCACAACATGCCGGGCTGGCGTGTGGGAATGCTTGCTTCCAATGCACAGTTTATACAGTGGGTGTTGAAAGTAAAAAGCAATATCGACTCGGGAATGTTCCGTCCTTTGCAGATGGCAGCAGCCAAAGCACTGACTTGTGACGAGTCATGGTATACTGAAATAAACAGCGTTTACCGTGAAAGAAGAGGACTGGCAGGAGAAATAATGCATGCTTTAGGCTGCACCTATGACAAAAATCAGGTAGGCATGTTCCTTTGGGGAAAAGTGCCCGATTCTTGTGAAAATGTGGAAACACTTACAGACAAGGTTCTTTATGAAGCCAATGTCTTTATCACACCGGGATTCATTTTTGGAAGTAACGGAGCCCGATACATTCGCCTTTCTCTTTGTTGTAATAAAGAGATGCTGGCAAAAGCATTGGAAAGAATCAAAAATATAAGCAAATAA
- a CDS encoding prephenate dehydratase has product MKKIAIQGTKGSYHDIAAHKLFPNEEIELICCGHFQDVFAAVKADSQTMGLVAIENTIAGSLLQNHELLRKNQLQIIGEYKLRISHSFVCLPDEDWDDIVEVNSHPIALMQCQEFLDSHPNFKVVEAEDTAKSAEIIRKENLKGHAAICSKAAAQLYGMKILQEGIETNKHNFTRFLLVADPWLADDFRKDLNINKSNIVFSLQHTEGSLSQVLSILSFYNINLTKIQSLPIIGREWEYLFYVDLTFNDYLRYRQAIDAITPLTKELRTLGEYEEGKSSSI; this is encoded by the coding sequence ATGAAAAAGATAGCCATACAAGGAACAAAAGGTTCATACCATGATATAGCTGCTCATAAACTATTTCCAAACGAAGAAATAGAGTTAATCTGCTGCGGTCATTTTCAGGATGTATTTGCAGCGGTGAAAGCTGACAGTCAGACTATGGGACTGGTAGCAATAGAAAACACCATTGCCGGAAGTCTGTTACAAAACCATGAGTTGTTGCGTAAAAATCAGCTGCAGATCATAGGTGAATACAAACTGCGCATTTCACACAGTTTTGTCTGCCTGCCCGATGAAGACTGGGACGATATTGTAGAAGTAAACTCACACCCTATCGCTTTGATGCAATGCCAGGAGTTTCTCGACAGCCATCCAAACTTCAAAGTTGTAGAGGCAGAAGATACTGCAAAAAGCGCGGAAATAATCCGGAAAGAGAACCTGAAAGGACATGCCGCCATCTGCTCCAAAGCCGCAGCCCAACTATACGGAATGAAAATCTTGCAGGAAGGCATTGAGACAAACAAGCATAACTTCACCCGGTTCCTTTTAGTAGCCGATCCCTGGTTGGCTGACGATTTCAGAAAAGACCTGAACATAAATAAGTCAAATATTGTTTTCTCATTACAACACACTGAAGGAAGTCTTTCTCAGGTTCTTTCCATTCTTTCCTTTTATAACATCAATCTTACAAAAATACAATCATTGCCTATAATAGGCCGGGAATGGGAATATCTGTTTTACGTAGATCTTACATTTAATGATTACTTAAGATACAGACAAGCAATTGATGCAATCACTCCATTAACCAAAGAACTAAGAACTTTAGGAGAATATGAAGAAGGAAAATCAAGTAGCATATAA
- a CDS encoding hemerythrin domain-containing protein: protein MQKLQKFSENEKMSDLIIENHSLLLVISRFGLSLGFGDKTVKEVCETSGIDCTTFLVVVNFLSEDNFEIDNVYDNISIEAIIDYLKNAHTYFLDFKLPAIRTKLLQAVNTGEQSIPYSILFTKFFDEYVAEVQKHMNYEDNVVFPYVLQLKKGQKNKKYSISIFQQRHNDIDSKLEELKNILIKYYPAKGNNHLLTEVLFDILSCEIDLASHNRVEDYLFVPSIEAIERKIKQ, encoded by the coding sequence ATGCAGAAACTACAAAAATTCTCAGAGAATGAAAAAATGAGTGACTTAATCATTGAAAATCATTCATTATTATTGGTAATCAGCCGTTTCGGTTTATCATTGGGATTTGGAGATAAAACCGTGAAAGAAGTATGCGAAACAAGTGGCATTGACTGTACTACCTTTTTAGTTGTGGTGAATTTTCTGTCGGAAGATAATTTTGAGATAGATAATGTATATGACAATATTTCTATTGAAGCAATTATCGATTATCTGAAAAATGCTCACACTTACTTCCTGGATTTTAAACTGCCAGCCATACGGACTAAACTACTTCAGGCTGTTAATACTGGAGAACAAAGCATTCCATATAGCATTCTTTTTACAAAATTCTTCGATGAATATGTTGCCGAAGTGCAAAAACATATGAACTACGAAGATAATGTGGTTTTCCCATACGTATTGCAACTTAAAAAAGGACAAAAAAACAAGAAATACAGTATTTCTATTTTTCAACAACGGCATAACGATATCGATTCAAAGCTCGAAGAGCTAAAAAACATCCTTATTAAATACTATCCTGCCAAGGGAAATAACCATTTACTTACTGAAGTATTATTTGATATCCTGTCATGTGAGATTGATCTTGCCTCACACAACCGGGTAGAAGATTATTTATTTGTGCCATCTATTGAGGCCATTGAACGAAAAATAAAGCAGTAA
- a CDS encoding helix-turn-helix transcriptional regulator, whose amino-acid sequence MDVIHKLNDELLKQKFTKGQDLSPQLNEYRQIASSYAQIENSIAVLSDMKTNTSYVFYGGVAERLGLAKRSTTKVIHSIWEEEIFSRIHPDDLLEKHLHELRFFNFLKSVPAKERSDYHIASHIRMCDDSGIYVKVLHRMFYIASQSNGSIWLALCLYNLSTDSFSRNIIINSANGRILESSNQTTNNILSDREKEILQLIDKGKISKEIASDLSISINTVNRHRQNILEKLHVGNSIEACRIAKGLNLF is encoded by the coding sequence ATGGATGTTATACACAAGTTGAATGATGAATTGCTGAAACAAAAATTCACAAAAGGACAAGATTTATCTCCCCAGCTAAATGAATATAGACAAATAGCTTCAAGTTATGCGCAGATAGAAAATTCAATAGCTGTATTAAGCGATATGAAAACAAATACAAGTTATGTATTTTATGGAGGAGTTGCAGAAAGATTAGGCCTGGCTAAACGAAGTACTACGAAAGTTATTCATTCTATATGGGAAGAAGAGATCTTTAGTCGCATTCACCCGGATGATTTATTGGAAAAACATCTTCATGAACTTCGTTTCTTTAATTTCTTGAAGAGTGTACCAGCGAAGGAACGTTCGGATTATCATATTGCCAGCCATATACGAATGTGTGATGACTCTGGTATATATGTTAAGGTTCTGCATAGAATGTTTTATATAGCCAGTCAATCAAACGGTAGTATCTGGCTGGCCTTATGTCTTTACAATTTATCGACAGACTCTTTTTCTAGGAATATTATTATCAACTCAGCCAATGGGCGCATTCTTGAATCTAGTAATCAAACTACCAATAATATATTGTCTGACAGAGAAAAAGAAATTTTGCAGTTAATTGATAAGGGCAAAATAAGCAAGGAAATAGCTTCCGATTTATCCATAAGTATAAATACTGTAAATAGGCATAGACAGAATATATTAGAGAAGCTTCATGTGGGTAACTCTATTGAAGCATGCCGGATTGCAAAAGGGCTGAATTTGTTTTAA
- a CDS encoding LuxR C-terminal-related transcriptional regulator, translating into MNKELLKIAIAEPSVIIRSGITVVLKRIPGFRIQPVEITSINTLNSYLHLHKPDILIINPAFWGNLDITKLKEETENPKLICLALLSSVIDLNLLRSYNDTISLYDNVDQLKEKLDKLFDSLEELSDETNSLSQREKEIISCVVKGLTNKEIAQELFLSTHTVISHRRNITRKLEIHSTAGLTIYAIVNKLVELDEIKKNISL; encoded by the coding sequence ATGAACAAAGAATTGCTAAAAATAGCTATTGCAGAACCTTCGGTTATAATTCGTAGCGGCATCACCGTCGTTTTAAAACGAATTCCAGGATTTCGTATTCAGCCGGTTGAAATAACTTCTATCAATACGCTTAATAGTTACCTGCACCTTCACAAACCCGATATCTTAATTATTAATCCGGCATTTTGGGGGAATTTAGACATTACAAAATTAAAGGAAGAAACCGAAAATCCGAAACTAATCTGTTTAGCCCTATTAAGTTCAGTCATTGATCTTAACTTATTGCGTTCTTACAATGACACGATTAGTCTTTATGATAATGTGGATCAATTAAAAGAGAAACTTGATAAGTTGTTCGATTCTTTAGAAGAACTTTCTGATGAGACAAACAGTTTAAGTCAGCGCGAAAAAGAAATCATCTCATGTGTTGTAAAAGGGCTTACAAACAAAGAAATCGCACAAGAATTATTCCTCTCAACACATACAGTTATTTCACATAGAAGAAATATAACCCGTAAACTCGAAATTCACAGTACTGCGGGTCTAACTATCTATGCTATAGTCAATAAACTAGTTGAACTCGATGAAATTAAAAAGAACATTAGCCTTTAA